The DNA segment AAAGCAGTATCTCTTAAATATCTCTTAAATTCAATGAATcgattttttgtaaatatatttaactCGACAAAATTGATCATGTTTGTACTTTTACGTTTTCATAAAATTTCTTGAAAACAAACTCTGTTTTCTTCGCAATTTTTTCATAGTTAATGAAAATTTAGTAAAGGCATTCATAAATACTACTTTGTTCAAAAcggattttcttattttaattttaattttaacgattttaattattattattttttaaatgcacCTTTTCAATAATTTATTGTTATGAAATCATTACTTAATAATGCtaagtgtattttttttttgctaattttacCTCTAAATCTGACTGTATCCAACTAAGATTCTGAATCCAAAATCGGATCATTATATATGCACAAATGACCCAAATCAAACTATTGTGGAAGCATACATGCTATGAGACTGACGTTTACATAGCATAAATACTTCTGTTATTGTTAATGCTCAAGATGATCTCGGTATCCCCAAGTCTCTGGCAAAGAAGGTGCCTGCGGTTGAAGCACCAAGTGCTAAAGATCATCACAGTGGGAACAATATTCAGATCATGAGTCAGCTGAGAACATTGTTTGCTGAATCTTTACAATAGGCTTCTTACTAACCAACATTGCGAGTTGATTCAGATGAAGTTGTCATTTGTGTGGTGATTGTGTGTTGTTGTCTCCTACCATGAGCGTTTTTATAGACTTTATAGTGACTTATCAATTATCATCTTCGTCGTTTTATAGTTGTGTTAGATATCATGCTTTATATGAAGATGGCtcattagttttgtttttgcaTTTTTACATCATATTCTTTATGGCAAGATCCCAAAACCCCAATTGACTTCTTATAAGATGCGTACATGCTTTATGCTAATCTTGATTGCTAAGGTGCAATACTGCtgatgttaaaaaaataatgtaattgAAGGGATTTAAAGGGATGGGAGAGTTGGGATCATTGGTTATTACAGTGATTGGCAGATAATGTGTTCATCAACGACTGCAAACAAAGacgaaacagaaacaaatagaGGCAACCAATTACCATCACTTCGTTTCCTCTTTAAGAGAGGTAGTCCACTTCCAACTCCTCGCCTCCATTTTTTCCAGACGTTGGAGATCTTCAACGAAGAGCTGGAAAAAATGAGAAGAAGAATTATAtaggaaagaaagaaaagaaaaaaagactttAACCCAATCCCTTACCGCTTCATTTTCCCGAAGCCCCTTTGAGACGGGGCTTGTTGTCACACCGCCTGAAGAAGAAACCAAACAATGAAGAAGACGGTTTCTAgtgaaaccaaaaaataaataaataaaaaagcttAAAACCACATACCGAGCAGGAATCCAGCACCACCAAAGGTCGCTGTAAAGCAGTATCCATAAATTTTCGAGACAGCTAAAGCTTGCTTGACCCTCGAGAACATGGGGGGGAGAGGCAATGGATGAAATCCCCAAATCTGGACGACACagacaatatactaaaataactAATAGAGAAGGGGCGATCCCGAATAAGAGATTACATCTTGCTTACCCTGGCGAAAATCCTTTGCGCCAAATTCCCTTGCACATGCTTCATAACCATCTTTGATCTGTGGGGAGACTGCATATTTATTCATTCAATTCAACCTCAGCGAACAGAgacaaaagcaaaagaaaaatcaaacacAGCAAGAGAGACAAGATCTATCGACTACCTTAGCCAAAGTGTTTCCCAGGAAACGCAACATCTTCTTTTGTCCTCGTCGAATTGGAGAGTCTAGGGTTTTCGAGATTGAGGATCTTGGTTCCAAATTTATGATTAACTAGTATTACTTCCATGCCTTGCACGGGTCAAATCTATTAggtttttataatatttcctTCTTTTCCAAAACATTGCCAAAATCATCATCCTGTATGAATACAGAAAAAATAAATGGTAAACTAGTATTCGACGAATATTCAATGTTATTAACTATACAATAATAAGTTCaaaatttcattatatatagTATTCGACGAATCCTTACGTAGTGATCAAACTACAGTATTTGATGTAGTATTCGACAAAATTTCAAACTACAGTATTTACATCTTTGAGAGTGATCAAGGGCTTGCGGGGTCTGTGGTATTCAAAAGCCAATCCCAACACTCTAATTGCATCCTCAGAAAAAATGTGCTCATGATCGATATCCCCAAGTCTCTTGCAAAGAAGGTGTATGTTGCGGCACCAAGTGCTGACGATCAGCACAGTGGGAACAGTATTCAGACCATGAGTCAGTGAGAACATTGTTTTATATCTTTAGCGATGACGTTGTCCTAAGTTTCACATGCGAAAATACTCAGAAGATTCATCAATCAAGAAACACAAATGTTCATTAAACTAATAAAGTTATTCTATTATTAAATATACGAAAAAAtgttttgtaaataagaaattattttcaaaaataccattTATGTGCACTGATTTTCAATTGTATGTGTaatatcatcaaaataattGAATCATGTGTCCTCTTCGTATACATATTCTACGCAATTACAACAAGTCATTTAGTTACTtgattaaaataattgaattgatgtcaaaaaaaaaaaaaaaagattaaaataattgaattatGTGTCTTATTAGTTTCACTTTACTgttaatttctttttcttatatttggtcgcagctaatatatatatatatatatatatgtggatgGTTTATGGAAAATGTGTGGTTCTGAGAACAATGAGCTTTTTAAGGGCTGTGATGATTGGAGCAAGTGAGGCTGGAGAAACGGAGGTGATTTAGCTGACGAGTGACCTGAAGCCAACCACCTTATAACCGTACTAAACCAACTTATATAGATTTTAGGGTCTACGTTGGTTACTATTATTCAAAAAACGAACCAAAACTCAATTTTCTGTTTAGGCCCAACGTTTAAGGCTTTTCTTGACTACAAACTAAGGCCATGTACATCAGTGAACCCCATGGAAAGGGTTCACAaagcattttttttattatttttttttttctgtttgaattttgtttttaaaaaaaaaaaaaaaaaaaaaaaaattaatcggaccaatcgcgggccgccacgtgccGTGGGACCCGCGCTACAGTGTTGACCCGGGTTCACTGCAGTGAACTTGCAAGAGACAGGTTCAccacttttacttattttaatatttttttttttcgaaaaccgTGTGAACTCCCCCATTGAACTCTCAATGGGGATGCCCTAATGCCCAGATTAAAAATATGCAGAACTTGACTATCCACGTAAGTAGTGATTTTTGTTCGTCTCTTGTGTGTTGTAAAAGGTGTGGGATGTACTTAGTAACGAAGAAGCATGGCTACGGGTGGTAAAGAAGTCTACGAACGAGGCAGGAGCGGCCAACGCGGTGTCAGAGGCGCCCGCTAATGCATGGAGACAGAAATATCCGACGGCTAAGGTTGATGATATCTCTGTCGTGTGTCTCTCTATCAACAACAGATATTATTATCCCTAGCGGTGGATATAATAAACAAACCAACTTGTGAAAAAGATAATAACACGAACATCTTAACCAGACTTCTGTGTTTTGCTTATGAGTGTGACTGTGTGTACGTACATATACCGTTGTATGTTCAAGTCGTGTGATCATTAATGAGAAAAGAAACGATAGACATGTTAGATGAGTGGTGTGTGTCGTGGGATGAAAGGAACAAGGACTTTTGACATTTTGGACACACGTCATGGGAATCTATTGAATAATTATTGGAGCTTACCagaataataattcaaatttgtttCCAAGCTCTAATTGacgttatataattttattggtAAAAGAAATTGCTTTATAACTAAGTTTGATGATAAAATCTAACAAATATGATATTGGTTCCCACAAAtggtttgtaatatttttttatgattgATATCATCTCCaacctttctttctttttattttttttatgatatcAATCTTTTTAAATGGaaacgatttttttttgcttcaacgttattataaaaacataataaaataaattgattTAATAACAATAACACCAAATaggtattattttaaaaataattgtatttgCTATTCATTGCTAAAACTATAAAGTTATGAATGTcgattttaaaatatcttaCCATCTTATATAAGTCAATAGATCGATTTAGAGAGAAAGGTATCATCACGTATAGATGCATTGATTGATTTTGATTGCTTGGGTTGCCAGTTAAGTTAGTGGATGAAAACAAGtggaagaaagaaaacaaaagccGAAATACATATTTTTCTTTGCTTGTTAGAGAGACTTGTAAGGAAAAGATTCCATTCActcttttgtatttttcttttgtgattCTCTCAGTTTCATTTATATCTTTGTTGCCCCTACAAGCTTTCGCATTCCATCTCTGGCTAATAATACATAGATTTAGATGTGGGCGTAATCTAAATTTTAGATTCCAAAAGAAGACAGGATAAAATATCCTACTGTTATAGATAACCCTAGTATTTGAATCTTCAAAgttgtatgtattttttttcttcttcaaagtAGGAACTTACTATTCGAGTATAATTGTTTTTCAAGAAATTGACccaaccaattttcaaaaagattaaaaaactcacagatttaattttgtaatttcaaGATCTCGGAATCTAAATTAACGGgtgagatatttttttttaaaaaaaaccatATTTATAACTAAGATATTAAACATACTATATATCTGCAATTTCAATTCATCTTATGTCatcttaaatattattaaaaaaatcttgaTAGATACATGGTGATGAGATACATAAACCAGATGCCAATAGAAATTACACTAGACATGATTAAGAactataaaagaaaacaaaaccaacaCGGAATCATTAAAAAGGAATtgcaaaaaacttaaaaaaaggaTGAGATAAGAAATCTTACGTAGAAAACAAATCTTTTATGAAAAAATTACTCTCTTGCTTGAGGAAAGAGTCCATTGCTATATACTGGTGAAATGTTTCTCCTGAGAGAGACCATCCATTTCAAATGAACTCTCCAACATAGCAAAAGATAAACAAAACcaacaaaataaatagttaaGAAATAACGAGCTGCTAAATCTCAGATACTcagatactccctccgttttttaatataagtcgttttagagaaatttttttgttccaaattatatgtcgttttcggttttctatgtaaaatttattaataattaatgttgtatgaccaatgataatatatcttctatttttctattggttaaattgtggttaggtaaataattaatgatgtttttgtttagaaaatataagaaattaaaggTTTTCTTAGtctacgtgcatagctgtaaaacgacttatataaaaaaacggagggagtagtaaagaacataaaataaatattagctTCAAGAGACTGAGCAAGAAAAACATGTCTCAACATCTCTTCAGTCTTCACCAAGAAAGAGTTAAAAACAATTTAGGCATCATCGTTGTTAACCAAAGAGGCAAAGACTAAAGAAAGCAAACCCCAacaatttaaatataacaaaaaccAGGCTGATCATGATTAGTTGTATCTTTGAATAGATAATTTTTGCAAACCGAAATTAAAGTTAAAAAACGTCACTTTTGCGAAGAAAGTTTCAAAATGTGCCTAAAAATGCAAAATCTATATAATTCTAgaactaattaaataaataaataagtttcGCTTGCGTGCTTATATAAGCAAAGACGTGTTCCTTCTCCGATAAGAAGATTCATCACCTTATTGATTGGTTGACAAAAAACAAACagataagaaaagaaaagattcaTTATTTAATAGTTCCCCCGCCGATTAAAAAGATTCGTATCCACGTCACCATCCGCCTCTCCGACGATGACACCTGTCCCCGTCGCCGTTATCTTCCTCTCCTTGATCGCCCTCTCCGCCGCAAGACAAAACCCTGACGACGACGTCATCAAACTCCCCTCGCAAGCTTCCAGATTCTTCCGCCCCAACAACGACGACGATTCTTCATCGTCCGGCACTAGGTGGGCCGTTCTCGTCGCCGGATCGAGCGGTTATTGGAACTACAGACATCAGGTATCGATAAAGTTTGCTCCTTTATGTAGATTCAGATGATGGGTAGAGATAGGTTTATGGATTCATGAGTGAACTCTTTAaaagagtgtttttttttagataaagcttcaaactttttttttgtttgcaggCTGATGTTTGTCATGCTTATCAACTACTGAGGAAAGGAGGATTGAAAGAGGAGAATATTGTGGTTTTCATGTATGATGATATTGCTGATAATGAAGAGAATCCGAGGAAAGGGATTATTATCAATAGCCCTCATGGGAGTGATGTCTATGAAGGAGTTCCcaaggttctttttttttgctttctttgGTTTGTGCTATTTAAAGATTCATTCTctcacttaattttttttttgtgtggcagGATTACACTGGAGATGATGTTACTGTTGAGAATCTGTTTGCTGTGATTCTTGGAGATAAAGGTGCTGTTAAGGGAGGGAGTGGGAAGGTTGTGGATAGTGGTCCTAAtgatcatatttttatattctataGTGACCATGGTGGTCCTGGAGTTCTTGGTGAGTTTTTGGTGAAAACCCAAGAAAGTAGGAtggttttgattaaattatacTGATGGTTCTGTTTGCAGGGATGCCGACTTCTCCTTACTTATATGCTGATGACTTGAATGATGTCTTGAAGAAGAAACATGCTTCCGGAACCTACAAAAGCATGGTAGATCTCTGAGGTTTCTTATGAtatgtttttgttgttggtaCCGTACTGACAAGCAAGCAAACCTGCAGGTGTTTTATCTTGAAGCTTGTGAATCTGGGAGTATCTTTGAAGGGCTTCTTGAAGAGGGTTTGAACATCTACGCCACAACTGCATCAAACGCAGTAGAAAGCAGTTGGGGTACCTATTGCCCTGGGGAGGAGCCTAGCCCTCCACCGGAGTATGAAACTTGCTTAGGTGACTTATACAGTGTTGCCTGGATGGAAGACAGGTAAGCTGAAGAATCTCAAGATGTTTAGGAATCTCTATGAATCTCCCATATATTGATTCTGATGTTTTGTTTGACATGCAACAGCGGTGTGCACAATCTACAAACTGAGACTCTACGCCAACAATATGAGCTAGTAAGCTTTCTCTGCATAATCTTGTGATACTATTACTAATATGAGCTAGTAAGCTTTCTCTTGGCTaatgtgtgtctgtgttttcAGGTGAAAAAG comes from the Brassica rapa cultivar Chiifu-401-42 chromosome A01, CAAS_Brap_v3.01, whole genome shotgun sequence genome and includes:
- the LOC103850249 gene encoding uncharacterized protein LOC103850249 isoform X1, which gives rise to MLRFLGNTLAKSPHRSKMVMKHVQGNLAQRIFARIWGFHPLPLPPMFSRVKQALAVSKIYGYCFTATFGGAGFLLGGVTTSPVSKGLRENEALFVEDLQRLEKMEARSWKWTTSLKEETK
- the LOC103850260 gene encoding vacuolar-processing enzyme gamma-isozyme, with amino-acid sequence MTPVPVAVIFLSLIALSAARQNPDDDVIKLPSQASRFFRPNNDDDSSSSGTRWAVLVAGSSGYWNYRHQADVCHAYQLLRKGGLKEENIVVFMYDDIADNEENPRKGIIINSPHGSDVYEGVPKDYTGDDVTVENLFAVILGDKGAVKGGSGKVVDSGPNDHIFIFYSDHGGPGVLGMPTSPYLYADDLNDVLKKKHASGTYKSMVFYLEACESGSIFEGLLEEGLNIYATTASNAVESSWGTYCPGEEPSPPPEYETCLGDLYSVAWMEDSGVHNLQTETLRQQYELVKKRTAGGASAYGSHVMQYGDVGLNKDKLDLYMGTNPANDNFTFVDANSLTPPSGVTNQRDADLVHFWDKYRKAPEGSTRKTEAQKQVLEAMSHRLHVDNSVKLVGKLLFGISEGSEVLNKVRPAGQPLADDWTCLKNMVRAFERHCGSLSQYGIKHMRSFANICNAGIQMRQMEEAASQACTSIPSGPWSSLHRGFSA